A genomic stretch from Xenopus laevis strain J_2021 chromosome 6S, Xenopus_laevis_v10.1, whole genome shotgun sequence includes:
- the LOC108719728 gene encoding pancreatic progenitor cell differentiation and proliferation factor-like protein: MASVPSAGCLLAKNQFYRVRMNSESSDSSIGSDVGLSTDYEKSTQGLPEVTEKFWWLKNFFHCEPVPCSSIQINMTANRNHS; encoded by the exons ATGGCATCTGTTCCATCAGCTGGTTGCCTTTTAGCAAAAAATCAGTTTTACAGAG TCCGCATGAATTCAGAGTCCAGTGACTCTTCCATTGGTTCAGATGTGGGACTTTCAACAGATTACGAGAAGTCAACTCAAG GTTTGCCTGAAGTGACTGAGAAATTTTGGTGGCTTAAAAACTTTTTCCACTGTGAACCAGTTCCATGTTCTTCAATCCAGATAAATATGACTGCTAACAG GAACCACAGCTGA